One part of the Tenacibaculum sp. 190130A14a genome encodes these proteins:
- a CDS encoding potassium channel family protein produces the protein MSTKQKLIVFGVITLIYNLLVYGLYYFESNFENTNIHNISDAYWYSLVTLTTVGYGDFYPITFWGRLIGILFVLGSLGILGYIVTELSLKISEYLKKREMGYFGTDMNNHCIIIGWNAFSKQVAEQIIKANEDLAIVVNQESDLKTIRQIYSDKKCFVLLADLNDYNALEKINITSSRRVYISFENDTDSLVYTISLKKQFESVNCVVAIENIELKSSFNYLGVQFIIPKKEIVSKFIASYIFEPNVALLTEDLISTSNDKTNLDICETKLTNNHNYINTSFLKTYIDLKEKSGITLVALSRENQLIKNPENNLILKENDVLLYIANGENKQFLN, from the coding sequence ATGAGTACCAAACAAAAACTAATCGTTTTTGGAGTAATTACTCTTATATACAACTTGCTTGTTTATGGATTATATTACTTCGAATCTAACTTTGAAAACACAAATATTCATAATATTTCCGATGCTTATTGGTATTCGCTAGTAACGCTAACCACGGTAGGATACGGAGATTTTTATCCTATTACTTTTTGGGGAAGACTTATTGGAATCCTATTTGTTTTAGGAAGCCTTGGAATATTAGGATATATCGTAACAGAATTAAGCTTAAAAATATCAGAATACTTAAAAAAAAGAGAAATGGGATACTTTGGAACCGACATGAATAACCACTGTATAATAATAGGTTGGAATGCCTTTTCTAAACAAGTTGCCGAACAAATTATCAAAGCCAATGAAGATTTGGCTATCGTGGTTAATCAAGAATCAGATTTAAAAACTATAAGACAGATATATTCTGATAAAAAATGTTTTGTTTTATTGGCTGATTTAAATGACTATAACGCTTTAGAAAAAATAAATATCACCTCATCAAGACGTGTTTATATAAGCTTTGAAAATGACACAGATTCATTGGTTTATACCATAAGTTTAAAAAAACAGTTTGAAAGTGTTAACTGTGTTGTTGCTATAGAAAATATTGAACTAAAATCATCTTTCAATTATTTAGGTGTTCAATTTATCATTCCTAAGAAAGAAATCGTTTCTAAGTTTATTGCTAGTTATATTTTTGAACCAAATGTAGCTCTATTAACAGAAGATTTAATTTCTACTTCTAACGACAAAACTAACCTTGACATTTGTGAAACCAAGCTAACTAACAATCACAATTATATCAATACCAGTTTTCTTAAAACTTATATAGACCTAAAAGAAAAATCAGGAATCACACTAGTTGCATTAAGTAGAGAAAATCAATTGATAAAGAATCCAGAAAACAATCTGATTCTTAAAGAAAACGACGTACTACTTTATATTGCTAACGGAGAAAACAAACAATTTTTGAATTAA
- a CDS encoding endonuclease V yields the protein MILAFDTYYFEDKAKTIGLEFNQWTDEQESNTFEETIEGISEYVSGAFYKRELPCILSLLKKINLDHCEAIVIDGFVVLNDEDKNGLGGYLYEELDKNIPVIGVAKNNFNQITQHKRAVYRGESRKPLYITAKGIDLDEAVQKIEQMHGEYRIPHLLKKVDSIGRENND from the coding sequence ATGATATTAGCATTTGACACGTACTATTTTGAAGACAAAGCAAAAACCATTGGTTTGGAATTTAATCAATGGACAGACGAACAAGAATCGAATACATTCGAAGAAACTATAGAAGGTATTAGTGAATATGTTTCAGGAGCGTTTTACAAAAGAGAACTCCCTTGTATTCTAAGTCTTCTAAAAAAGATAAACTTAGATCACTGCGAAGCCATTGTTATTGATGGCTTTGTAGTGCTTAACGATGAAGATAAAAACGGCTTAGGAGGCTACTTATATGAAGAATTGGATAAAAACATTCCGGTTATAGGAGTAGCCAAAAATAATTTCAATCAAATTACGCAACATAAAAGAGCTGTTTATAGAGGAGAAAGCAGAAAACCACTTTATATTACTGCTAAAGGTATTGATTTAGATGAGGCTGTTCAAAAAATTGAACAGATGCACGGTGAATACCGCATTCCGCATCTATTAAAAAAAGTTGATTCCATAGGAAGAGAAAATAACGATTAA
- a CDS encoding peptidase, with product MFNATTKNTLEEDISILVKVNNHPWNYLCECGEASKLSIKEIQNCNAIFISHAHIDHFINFDTIIRHQIGIERKVTICGPQHIATQVQHKLKAYTWNLIHKKALSYEVKEMISDNEIVTYELFPPLWDFKEVSRTNSNILFADKKFEVRGTLLDHKTPTLAYKFIEFDTVSFNISKTNFQGGKWVKELKEAFDKKLDHQIIQIEDAEYKAQDLFHLLEPKKGNTLGIIMDHAPSEINHKKIKTHFLNCDTVFIESFYKNEDQQFAELNYHSYAKMSGQIMKASVVKEAIPVHFSRKYNSEEIEELRQEFQEAFTNFQKQ from the coding sequence ATGTTTAACGCAACAACTAAAAATACCTTAGAAGAAGACATTTCCATTTTAGTAAAAGTCAATAATCATCCTTGGAATTACTTATGTGAATGTGGTGAAGCCAGTAAATTAAGCATTAAAGAAATCCAGAACTGCAATGCTATTTTCATAAGCCATGCCCACATAGATCATTTTATCAATTTTGATACTATTATAAGACATCAAATAGGAATTGAAAGAAAAGTTACTATTTGCGGCCCCCAACATATAGCTACGCAAGTTCAGCATAAATTAAAAGCCTATACTTGGAATCTTATACACAAAAAAGCGCTCTCATATGAAGTAAAAGAAATGATTTCAGACAATGAAATTGTTACCTATGAATTATTTCCCCCTCTATGGGACTTTAAAGAAGTTTCAAGAACAAATTCTAATATTCTTTTTGCTGATAAAAAATTTGAAGTTCGCGGAACTTTACTCGATCATAAAACCCCTACTTTGGCGTACAAGTTTATAGAATTCGACACTGTAAGCTTCAATATTTCAAAGACGAATTTTCAAGGAGGTAAATGGGTTAAAGAGCTCAAAGAAGCTTTTGACAAGAAACTAGATCATCAAATCATTCAAATTGAAGACGCCGAATACAAGGCTCAAGACCTTTTTCATCTTCTTGAACCAAAGAAAGGGAATACCTTAGGAATTATTATGGATCATGCACCTTCTGAGATAAATCATAAAAAGATAAAAACACATTTCCTTAATTGCGATACTGTTTTTATAGAATCGTTTTATAAAAATGAAGATCAACAATTCGCTGAACTGAATTATCATAGCTATGCTAAAATGTCTGGTCAAATTATGAAGGCTTCTGTAGTAAAAGAAGCTATTCCAGTTCATTTTTCTAGAAAATATAACTCAGAAGAAATTGAAGAATTACGACAAGAATTTCAAGAAGCTTTTACGAATTTCCAAAAACAGTAA
- a CDS encoding secondary thiamine-phosphate synthase enzyme YjbQ — translation MKFYQKEIQLPEYRRGYHLITDVLVAVLPQLKEIKIGQFQAFIKHTSASLTINENADPTVRMDFETHINKMIPEDMPYYKHDYEGSDDMPAHIKSSMLGCQVQIPITNGRLNLGTWQGIYLGEHRNYGGRRKIVITVFGI, via the coding sequence ATGAAGTTTTATCAAAAAGAAATTCAATTACCAGAATATAGAAGAGGATATCATTTAATTACAGATGTTTTAGTAGCTGTTTTACCACAATTAAAAGAAATTAAAATAGGACAATTCCAAGCATTTATAAAACATACCTCTGCAAGCTTAACCATAAATGAAAATGCAGACCCCACAGTACGTATGGACTTTGAAACCCATATCAATAAAATGATTCCAGAAGATATGCCGTATTACAAACACGATTATGAAGGGTCAGATGATATGCCAGCGCATATTAAAAGTTCTATGTTAGGATGTCAAGTGCAAATTCCTATCACGAACGGAAGGTTAAACCTAGGTACTTGGCAAGGAATCTATTTAGGAGAACATCGTAATTATGGAGGGAGAAGAAAAATTGTAATTACTGTTTTTGGAATATAG
- a CDS encoding LytTR family DNA-binding domain-containing protein has protein sequence MNKIKAIVVDDEANARENLRFLLNEFCKEVTVVSETSNVDEAVKEIKKHKPQLVFLDIEMPQKNGFQLLEEFPSIDFQVIFVTAYDKYAIRAFEVAALDYLLKPVDIERLQEAVKKVKKAIETVDYNQTKIEVLKANKKEIKKIAIPYKSDYAILDINDVLCIEADRMYSNLYTNDGKKYIIAKKLSHYENLLCKDKDFFRVHRSWIVNVHKIEVYSKKEKEVTLDTNYKVPVSKSYKESFEELFYA, from the coding sequence ATGAATAAGATAAAAGCCATAGTTGTTGATGATGAAGCTAATGCTAGAGAGAATTTACGTTTTTTGCTAAATGAGTTCTGTAAAGAAGTAACCGTAGTATCGGAAACTTCAAATGTTGATGAAGCAGTGAAAGAAATAAAGAAACACAAACCCCAACTTGTGTTTTTAGATATTGAGATGCCGCAGAAAAACGGATTTCAATTGTTAGAAGAGTTTCCTTCTATAGATTTTCAAGTAATATTTGTAACCGCTTATGATAAGTATGCTATTCGGGCATTTGAAGTAGCAGCACTTGACTATTTATTAAAACCAGTAGATATAGAGCGCCTGCAAGAAGCTGTGAAAAAAGTAAAAAAAGCAATTGAAACTGTTGATTATAATCAAACAAAAATAGAGGTACTTAAGGCTAATAAAAAGGAAATTAAAAAAATTGCAATTCCATACAAAAGCGATTATGCTATTTTAGATATAAATGATGTTTTATGTATAGAAGCAGATAGAATGTATTCTAATCTATATACCAACGATGGGAAGAAATATATTATAGCTAAAAAATTAAGTCATTATGAAAATCTATTGTGTAAAGACAAAGATTTTTTTAGAGTTCATAGATCATGGATTGTTAACGTGCATAAAATTGAAGTCTATTCAAAGAAGGAAAAAGAAGTAACGCTAGATACTAATTATAAAGTTCCAGTTAGTAAAAGTTATAAAGAAAGCTTTGAAGAACTCTTTTATGCATAA
- a CDS encoding sensor histidine kinase: MARIIFILALIIVTFIFSNYAEPLTLMENLYFMYPLVSLLFINRKWISITILIICWIFYFLPRWLITGEYPFHSVNTIVLALMVFIGNFVILNYFRVLNFKKEALLSEKKDELEMAYVALEARKQSELAHLQLKSLKAQMNPHFMFNAMNSIQNLVLKGDKQEAYNYLTKFSSLIRENLNMSEKSFVSFEEELSLLQKYLELEKLRFREDFEYVIKGIEQVYDIKVPSMIIQPFVENSIKHGLLHKLNGVKKVKITFKVEDVFTCIIEDNGVGIAASKEINRRNQNQNNSFSTKAIQDRLSLLKDYYKTDIGFYYQQVKEGTKVIIKIPYTNSDE, translated from the coding sequence ATGGCAAGAATCATTTTTATTCTTGCTTTAATCATTGTAACTTTTATTTTTTCCAATTATGCAGAGCCATTAACTTTAATGGAAAACCTATACTTTATGTATCCATTAGTGAGTTTGTTGTTTATTAATAGAAAATGGATTAGCATTACTATCTTAATTATATGTTGGATATTTTACTTTTTACCACGTTGGCTTATTACAGGAGAATATCCTTTTCATTCTGTAAATACTATCGTACTCGCATTAATGGTATTCATAGGAAACTTTGTAATTCTAAACTATTTTAGAGTATTAAATTTTAAGAAAGAAGCTCTTTTGTCTGAAAAGAAAGATGAATTAGAAATGGCTTATGTGGCATTAGAAGCTAGAAAACAAAGTGAATTGGCTCATTTACAATTAAAGTCGTTAAAAGCACAAATGAATCCTCATTTTATGTTCAACGCGATGAATTCTATTCAAAATTTAGTTTTGAAAGGAGATAAGCAAGAAGCATATAATTACCTAACAAAGTTTTCTTCTTTGATACGAGAAAACTTAAATATGAGCGAGAAAAGTTTTGTTTCTTTTGAAGAAGAACTGTCTTTGTTACAGAAATATTTGGAATTAGAGAAGTTGAGGTTTAGGGAAGACTTTGAGTATGTGATAAAAGGTATTGAACAAGTTTATGATATAAAAGTGCCTTCTATGATAATTCAACCATTTGTAGAGAATTCCATAAAACATGGATTATTGCACAAATTAAATGGAGTAAAAAAAGTAAAAATCACTTTTAAGGTGGAAGATGTTTTTACATGTATTATTGAAGATAATGGAGTAGGTATAGCAGCATCAAAAGAAATTAATAGACGGAATCAGAATCAAAATAATTCCTTTTCAACGAAGGCAATACAAGACCGACTTTCTTTATTGAAAGATTATTATAAAACAGATATAGGGTTTTATTACCAACAAGTAAAAGAAGGAACTAAAGTAATTATTAAAATACCATATACAAATTCAGATGAATAA
- a CDS encoding sensor histidine kinase, whose translation MKSLAKLYNQILNLGVYEENVHEHKQIRLLNSFCITWGLLIIPFGIADLFFSNNIQGSLLIHFIGFLCLFLVFWAQKRGNFKLASFCFLIILTFLVSLFTNYVEKGKNLEIIYFLIPLMSLLIIKDFRTNLFFLVLCFVLFYIPNIVFNHYDLLFKNPVIILAVFIGGFVILNYSQTLNKKNEEKLASAYEVLEEQKKNELAHLQLKSLKAQMNPHFMFNAMNSIQNLVLKGDKEEAYNYLTKFSSLIRENLNMSEKSFVSFEEELSLLQKYLELEKLRFREDFEYEIEGVERIDDIKVPSMIIQPFVENSIKHGLLHKLNGVKKVKIAFMIDKVFKCTIEDNGVGLEASKAINKRNQNHNNSFSTKAIKDRLSLLKDYYKTDIGFHYEKVEEGTKVVIKIPYKTA comes from the coding sequence ATGAAAAGCTTAGCCAAACTATATAATCAAATTTTAAATTTAGGAGTTTATGAAGAAAATGTTCATGAACATAAACAAATACGATTGCTCAATAGCTTTTGTATTACTTGGGGCTTGTTAATTATTCCTTTTGGAATTGCTGATTTGTTTTTTTCTAATAACATACAAGGCAGTTTGTTAATTCATTTTATTGGATTTTTGTGTTTGTTTTTAGTTTTTTGGGCGCAGAAACGAGGTAATTTTAAACTAGCGAGCTTTTGTTTCTTAATAATACTTACCTTTTTGGTTTCTTTATTTACAAACTATGTAGAGAAAGGTAAAAATTTAGAAATTATTTATTTTTTAATTCCTTTAATGTCACTCTTAATAATAAAGGATTTCAGAACGAATTTATTTTTTTTAGTGCTTTGTTTTGTGCTGTTTTATATTCCCAATATTGTTTTTAATCATTATGATTTATTGTTTAAAAACCCTGTAATTATTTTAGCTGTGTTTATTGGTGGGTTTGTAATACTTAACTATTCACAAACCTTAAATAAAAAGAATGAAGAGAAGCTTGCCAGCGCATATGAAGTGTTAGAGGAGCAAAAGAAGAATGAGTTAGCGCATTTACAGCTAAAATCTTTAAAGGCTCAAATGAATCCTCATTTTATGTTCAATGCTATGAACTCTATTCAAAACCTAGTTTTAAAGGGAGATAAGGAAGAAGCCTATAATTATTTAACAAAATTCTCTTCCCTGATACGAGAAAACTTAAATATGAGCGAGAAAAGTTTTGTCTCTTTTGAAGAAGAATTGTCATTGTTGCAAAAGTATTTAGAGTTAGAAAAATTGAGATTTAGAGAAGATTTTGAATATGAAATAGAAGGGGTAGAGCGTATAGATGATATAAAGGTGCCTTCTATGATTATACAACCTTTCGTAGAAAATTCAATTAAACATGGATTACTTCATAAACTTAATGGAGTGAAAAAAGTTAAGATTGCTTTTATGATTGACAAGGTTTTTAAATGTACAATAGAAGATAATGGAGTGGGATTAGAGGCTTCCAAAGCAATTAATAAAAGAAACCAAAATCATAACAATTCCTTTTCAACAAAAGCCATAAAAGATAGGCTTTCTTTATTAAAAGATTATTATAAAACTGATATAGGTTTTCATTATGAAAAAGTAGAAGAAGGAACAAAAGTGGTTATAAAAATTCCGTACAAAACTGCGTAA
- a CDS encoding sensor histidine kinase, translating into MKQIINKILNTGVCKYNNVKENKKIKLLNIFCFTWAIMILVITFFDILFQRELIDSLKIHGVSYVLIFIIFYLQKTRFYTLSRVLFITAIIGVTYVFANYVTPFSLIENFYFIYPLIAIILIEKKWINLGILLLCFLLYFVPNFYFKHYPETTILPVLIFSVFVATYVILSYAENLNKKHEKELLKSKKSLEQAYLELEERKKSEVAALQLKALKTQMNPHFLFNSINAIQNLILTDKKTEAYTYLTKFSLFVRESIKASEESYVAFDAELSMLKKYLELEKLRFGNDFVYEFIGEELIEKIKIPSAIIQPFIENAVRCGLLHKTNGIKKVTVKFKQGDLFQCIVLDNGIGIDASKEITKLNQEETVSKATDLVEKRLLLLKEYYQTDIGVKYEDVHEGTKVIIRIPYSKLS; encoded by the coding sequence ATGAAACAAATCATTAATAAAATTCTTAATACAGGTGTTTGTAAGTATAACAATGTAAAAGAGAATAAAAAGATTAAACTTTTAAACATCTTTTGTTTTACATGGGCAATTATGATTCTTGTAATTACCTTTTTTGATATTCTTTTTCAAAGAGAATTGATAGATAGTTTAAAAATTCATGGAGTTTCATATGTACTCATTTTTATTATTTTTTATTTACAGAAAACAAGGTTTTACACCTTGTCTAGAGTACTCTTTATAACTGCTATTATTGGAGTTACATATGTGTTTGCTAATTATGTTACGCCTTTTAGTTTAATTGAAAATTTCTATTTTATTTATCCGTTGATAGCTATAATTCTAATAGAGAAAAAATGGATAAACTTAGGAATTCTATTACTGTGCTTTTTACTCTATTTTGTTCCTAATTTTTACTTTAAGCATTATCCAGAAACGACCATTTTACCAGTATTAATATTTTCTGTTTTTGTAGCTACGTATGTAATACTTAGTTATGCAGAAAACTTAAATAAAAAGCATGAAAAAGAGCTTTTAAAAAGTAAAAAGAGTTTAGAGCAGGCTTATTTAGAGTTGGAAGAAAGAAAGAAAAGTGAAGTAGCCGCATTACAACTTAAAGCATTGAAAACACAAATGAATCCTCATTTCTTGTTTAATAGTATCAATGCAATACAAAATTTAATTTTGACTGATAAGAAAACAGAGGCTTATACATATTTAACAAAGTTTTCTCTTTTTGTTAGAGAGAGTATTAAGGCTAGTGAAGAAAGCTATGTAGCGTTTGATGCAGAGTTATCTATGTTGAAGAAATATTTAGAGTTAGAAAAGCTTCGATTTGGAAACGATTTTGTTTATGAGTTTATCGGTGAGGAATTAATAGAGAAGATTAAAATTCCATCTGCTATTATTCAGCCATTTATTGAAAATGCTGTTCGATGCGGTTTATTACATAAGACAAATGGAATTAAAAAGGTAACTGTAAAGTTTAAACAAGGGGATTTGTTTCAGTGCATTGTTTTGGATAATGGAATAGGAATAGATGCTTCAAAAGAAATCACCAAGTTAAACCAAGAAGAAACTGTTTCAAAGGCAACAGACTTAGTAGAAAAAAGATTATTGTTGTTAAAAGAATATTATCAAACAGATATAGGAGTAAAGTATGAGGATGTTCATGAAGGAACTAAAGTAATTATTAGGATCCCATATTCAAAGCTTTCTTAG